In Hyalangium ruber, the DNA window CACGCGCCCAGCGTCGAGCTCTTCGCGCGGCACCTCGAGCAGACGCACCACCGACTGGACATCCTCATCAACAACGCGGCCCAGACGGTGCGCCGCCCACCCGGCTTCTACGCTCACCTGCTGGACGGCGAGCTGCGCCCCTTCCACGAGCTGCCGGCCGAGGTCCGCCCGCTCCTCGCCGGACACGAGGCGTGCATCGCGGCGGTGCAGCCCGCCCTCGGTGAAGGCGGCGGGGATGCCTCGCGGCTGGTGCCCACCTGGCGCAGCAGCGATCCCGCGCTCGGCATCCACTCGTCCGCCGCGCTGTCGCTGCTCCCGTATGCCCTCGAGCAGGAGGGCGACACCCAGGCCCTCTTCCCCCAGGGGCGGCTGGACGCGGACCTGCAGCAGGTGGACCTGCGGCAGATGAACTCCTGGCGGATGAAGCTCGCGGAGGTCTCCACGGCCGAGATGCTGGAGGTCCACCTGGTGAACGCGGTGGCCCCCTTCATCCTCTGCGGCAAGCTCAAGCCGCTGATGATGCGCGACCGCTCCAAGCCCGGCCACATCGTGAACGTCTCCGCGATGGAGGGCAGCTTCTCGCGCGGGACGAAGACGGACAAGCACCCGCACACGAACATGGCCAAGGCCGCGCTGAACATGATGACGCTGACCTCCGCGCCGGACTATGCCCGGGACGGCATCTTCATGAACGCGGTGGACACCGGCTGGGTCACCGACGAGGACCCCGCGATGCACGCCGAGCGCAAGGTGAAGGAGCTCGACTTCCAGCCCCCGCTGGACATCGTCGACGGCGCGGCGCGCGTGGTGGACCCGGTCATCTCCGCGGAGGACACCGGCGATTTCGTGTGGGGCAACTTCTTCAAGGACTACCGCCACACCTCCTGGTGAGCACCTCCGCGGTGCTTCACTGCCTTGGCTGCACCGCGGGGGCGGGCTCGAGTCGCGGCGGCGTGACTCCCTGGCTCCGAGCGAGCCGGGAGAAGACCGTCCCGGCGGCCCGTGGAGTGATGCGCTGGTAGCGGGCGTAGGCCGCCACCAGCGCGGCGCGGAGGGACTCCGAGTCCGTGGGGCCATGCCGGGCGACCGTCGCCGCGAGTGCCTCGAGAAGGTAGGCCTCCGGCGCCATGAAGGTGCGGGTGAGGAGAACCGGCTCCACACCGAGGGACCGCAGGACGGGCCCGAAGTACTGCTCACTCTCACAGGCCAGGATGGCGACGGGCCGCGGCTTGGCTCCCACGGGCGCCCGCGTCTCGGGGGGAGCCCGGTCCATGAGCCGGTCATGCCCCGCCCAGACCACGAGGTCAGCGGAGCTGCCACCAGCGGCCGCTCGCAGGAAGTCCTCGAGGGCATCATCGATCCGATCCCCCGCGTAGGCCCGAAGCGAGAGCCGGACCGTGCGCTCACCACGGCCAGCGGTCCGCTCGAGCACCAGCTCACGCAGGACCACGGCGTCTGGCGGGCCATCGCGCCGGCTCCGCACCTGAAACCCGGGAGCGCGCTTCAGGAAACGCTCCGCCCCATAGGCTGCGCCCCAGTACAGGTTGGCCTCCAGGGAGCGGGGGTCCCCAGCGCCGCCGCGGCCACAGGCCAGCTGTGCCCCATCGCACAGCGGCACGAACACCTCGACTTCAATGACTTGAGCGGGCGAGACCGCGAGCAGGGCCATCAATCCGAGCGTGAGTGACATGGGCTTCCTCTAGGAACATGCCACTGTAACGGCCGTGCGTGTCAAATGGGTCTGTGCGGCTGGAGACGGTCTCCGCCGGCCTGCAGCCGCGCACGTGACGGACAAGGGTGACGACTAGGATGGTGCAATGAAGCGGATGACGACGATGGTGCTCGCGCTGGCGCTGACCGCGGCGGGCTCGGCCTTTTCGCAGCCCCAGCCCGCCGAGCCCGCCACCGCGGAAGGCAGCGGCTTCCGCGAGGACGCGCGCTCGATCGAGAAGCGGGTCAACGCCCATTACGCCTATCTGGACCGTCTTCCCGACGGGCGGATGCCTCTCTCCGCCAAGCTGCGTGCCGAAGCGGAGCAGGTCCGAGACAAGCGCTCGCTGCTTCGCTTCGCGGAGCGAGCGCTGCTGACCCTCGCCGATCATCACGCCATCACCGGCAGCTCCTTCGCCGACAGCTGGGCGGTCGTCCCAAGCTATTCCGATCTCTGGATCGAGAAGCGCGGACCCGATTTCAGAGTGGAGGCCGTGCGGCAGGACTCACCCGCCGAGCGCGCGGGGATCAAACCGGGAGACCGGTTGACGGCCATCGAGGGTGTTCCGACAGCACGAGCGGTCGAGGCCTTCTGGGCGAACCTCGGCTTGACCTCCACCGAGGAGCGAGCGGGCTTTGCCGCGCGCGTCCTGGCCGCCGGGAAACGGGATCGGCCACGGGTCCTCTCGGTTCAGCGCGACGCGAGCCCACCTCGGCAGCTGACCTTGCCGAACCTCTATACGGTTACCCGCGAGCGCCCTCTCCTCTCCGCCACGCCCGCGGGGGCCGATCTGCTGATCACGATCCATGACTCCCTTGGCAATGAGGGGACCATCGCGGCCTTCGATGCGGCGATGGCGCAAGCGCGGCCGGATCAGCGGGTGATCATCGATCTCAGCGAAACGCCGAGCGGCGGCAACACGGTGGTCGCACGGGCGCTCATGGGCTGGTTCGTATCGAAGCCAACGGCCTATCAGATGCACAACCTCCCTGCCGAGGAGCGGCAGACCGGAATCCCCCGCCAATGGATCGAGCAGGTGCTGCCGAGGACAGGGAAGCACCATGCGGGGCCCCTGCTCATTCGCGTGGGTCGCTGGACCGGCAGCATGGGCGAGGGTCTGGCCCTCGGCTTCAATGCCATCGGAGCGGACGTCGTGGGAGATCCGATGGCAGGGCTGCTGGGCGCCATCTACGATCACGGCCTCAGCCACTCCGGTCTGATCCTGAAACTTCCGACGGAGCGGCTCATGGCGGTGGACGGGACGCCCCGCGAACGCTTCATCCCGAAGGCGGCACGAGCGGCAGGAGACGGGACACCCCCTCGGAGGTGAGCCGGCCGCACCGCTTGGAGTACGGCCCCATCCCGTTTCGTCCCGTCTGCTAGCGCGGCGGCAGCCACGACTCCTGGGTCCGGTACAGGCCGAAGGTGGTGGCCAGCCACAGCCGTCCATCGGGGCCGAACTTGGCGGACTGGAGCTCGGGGAGCCCCGCGGGGAGGGTGACCTTCTGGAGGGTGTTCGAGAAACCGCCCAGGTAGAGCTCGCTGTTCGGGTAGAGCACCGCCAGCGTCTGCCCGTACTCCCCCACGGCGGACATGGAGATCGCGGCGCCCAGGGGCCGGGGCGCGCCGTCGGCGTCTATCCACTCGTCGGCGAGGCCGAAGCTGAAGCGCACCCGCATGCCGGACTGCCAGGCGTTGGTGCCGAACCAGCGCCGGTAGCTGGCGAACGCGGAGGGGCCCCGGTAGGTGGGCTTGGTCCAGGCGAAGCCGTGGTAGCCGAGGGTGAAGCGGGCCTGGGGGTTGGACTCCAGGCGCATGGGGTTGATCTCGGTCCAGCCCATGGAGCCGTTCCCCGGGGTGGCCTGCATCATCACGCCGGAGGTGTCCTGCTCGTTGGCGGTGGACACCACGAGCACGGGCCGAGGATCGTTCGGCACCCACTGAGCCTGGTGGATGGTCTCGGTGGGGCGGTTCAGCGTGCTCTCGATCTGGATCTGCCGGCCCTCCTTGTCGAGGATCCAGAACCGAGCCGCCGTGCCACCCACGAAGAGCCGCTCGCCGTCGGGGCTGAAGGCCACACAGCGCATCCCCCCGTCGAAGGTAAGCCCGCGATACCACTGCACGCCGTCGTCGCTCACGTAGACGGTAGACTTCGGGCCGTCGCTCTGGAGCACCGCCACCCGCCCATTGCCCGCCACGGTCACATCCACCGATGGGCGGTTGGAGAGTCCTGGGACGCGGTCGTAGCTCCAGGCCGTGGCGGTGGCGCCCAGCCGGACGACCCCCTGGGCGGTGGTGGCCACCAGCTCGTCGGGGAAGGCCACCACCGTGAGGGTGAACGCGCCCGTGTACGGCACGCGTGGGGCCCAGGTGGTGCCCTCGTCCGTGCTCTCGTCCACCTGCCCATTCCGACCCACCCGCACCAGGGCGCCGCCGGGCTGCTGGGCGTAGAGGTAGCCCTGGGTGATCGGGCCGCGGGTGAAGGTCAGGCCCTCATCGGTGGAGCGGAGCAGCTCGCTGGTGGTGCCGTCGTTGCGCTCCAGCAGCAGGGTGCCGGCGGCGCTCTCGAAGGGCTCGCGGGCGCCAGCGTGCTCCCCCATCGGCTCCCAACTGCTCCCATCACGGGTGCGGTAGACGAAGCGATCGTCTCCTACCAGGTAGAGCCGCTGCCCGCTGCCAGTCACCGACACGTACTCGAAGGTGCGGGGCAGGATGACTTCGGTGAACGACGCCCCCTGGTCGGCTGAGTGGAACAGGCGGGGCGGCTCGGTGGCCCACAGCAGCCACGCCGCGTCCGCCGCCAGCACCGCGCTGACGCTCGCGGTGGCCCGCTGGACCCCCGCCGGCAGCGCGATGGACGTGAAGGTGCGCCCGCCATCGCTCGAGCGGGCGATGTCCGTAGCGGAAGAGCTCCAGAGGGCCCCGTCGGAGGCCACGAAGAGCTGGAAGGGCGGCGCGGCGCCGCGCAGCTCCCAGGTGACTCCGCGATCACTGCTGGCGGCAATCCTCCCCTCGATGACCGAGTACAGCGTGCCGTCCGGGGCCTGCGCGAGGTTCGTGGGAACCTGCGGCTGCGCTGCGGTGATGAGCTCCGGCGTGAAGGTGGTGGGCACCGTCCAGCCGGGCGGGCCCGCATCGGGCTCCTGTCCCGCATCGGCTGGACCGGAAGTCGAGGAACCCAGCAGATCGCATCCGGCAAGCGGGACGAGCAGGAGGACAAACAGCAGGGGGCGCATAGGCAGGGCTCCAAGGAGGGAGCCGCGAGCATTGGCCTCCAGTGGCTCAGGGGTCAACTCACAGGCTGACGCCGTATCGATCCAACTGCTAGAGCGCTCGTGCATGCGAATCGCTGTCTCTGGCACTCACCGCTCGGGAAAGTCCACCCTCATCGAAGAGCTGTCCGACCTCCTCCCCTCCTATGTGACGGTGGATGAGCCGTACCACCAGCTGGAGGAAGAGGGGTACGCGTTCGCGACGCCCCCGTCGGTCGAGGATTTCGAAGCGCAGCTCGCACGGTCCATCGCCAACCTGGAGGATGACGCTCGCGACGTGTTGTTCGACCGGTGTCCGGTGGACTTCATCGGATACCTGTTGGCCCACGAGGACTGTGACGCGTTCGACGTTGACGCGTGGCTCCCGCGCGTACGCAGAGCCCTCCAGAAGCTCGATCTGATCGTGCTGGTCGGGATCGAGCGGCCGGACCGGATCGCGCTCTCCGCCTCGGAGGACGAGGAGCTGCGCCTGGCGGTTGACGAGAAGCTGAAGGAGCTCCTCCTCGATAATCCTTACGCCTTGGACGTGGAGGTGCTCGAGGTCGAAGGTGCGCTGAGAGCGCGTGCGAAGCAGGTTCTCGAGCACCTTCCTGACGCATCCCGGTAATCGCTCGCCATCCTTCCAGAATACGACCAAGAAAGTCTGCTGACGGCTGCCTACGTACAACATAGGATCCTTCTGAGTGGAGGGAGGTGCCACCCCTCCACCGGGAGGTCCCTTCATGAGCTTCAAGTCCGTCCCGGAGGCCCCTTCCCTCCACCTCCTCCCGGGAACTCAGGTGGGCGACTGGCGCGTGGTGGAGCGACAGGGCCAAGGCACTTACGGAGTCGTCTACCGCGCCGTCCGGGTGGGCCAGGAGGACTCAGGCCCCGTGGCCCTCAAGCTGGCCGTGTACCCGTGGGATCCTCGCTTCGCGCGGGAGGTGGGCCTGCTCTCTCGCATCCGCCACCCGAGCGTCCCGCTCCTGCGGGGCCACGGGCACTGGCGCCACGCTTCCGGAGCGGAGCACCCTTTCTTCGTCATGGAGTGGGTGGAGGGCACTCCGCTCTACGCCTGGGCCGAGCACCATGCCGCCTCCTGCAGGCTGGTGCTCCGACTGCTGGCCCAGGTGGCTCGCGCGCTCGCCGCCACCCACGCCGCCAACGCCGTCCACCGCGATGTCAAAGGCGCCAACGTCCTGGTACGCGCGGATGGCAGCGCCGTGCTCATCGACTTCGGCGCGGGTCACTTCCAGGGAGCCCCCCGCCTCACGTGGCAATCCCTGCCTCCGGGCACGGTCGCCTACCGCTCTCCCGAGGCCAATCTGTTCCTGCTGGCCTCCATCCGGGCCCGCGATGCCTACTACCCGGCCACTCCGGCCGATGACTTGTTCTCCCTGGGCGTGACGGCCTTCCGCCTCGTCATCGGGGAGTACCTCCCGGACATTGAGCCCTATCAGGATGCGGCGGAGTGCTGGCACCTGCTGTGCCCGGATCCGCGGCCCTTCCTGGAGCGCAATCCCCGAGTACACCCACGGCTGCGGGAGTGGATCCTCCGCCTCCTCTCGGAGTCTCCCGAGGCCCGTGGCACGGCAGCGGAGCTCGCCCAGGCGCTGGAAGCCGCCGCGGAGCACGCGGGCCCCGAGGCCGATCTCCCTCTGCGCACCGCGCAAGCACCGCAGCCTTTGCCCTTACCCCGTGAGCAGGCCCTTGCTCCTGTACCCACCCGGGCGACACCGCCGCCAGAGGAGGCACCCTCGGGCGTGGTGCCACTCCCGAAGGAGGCCGGCTTCCGGACCCGTGTCCTGGCGTGGAGACCCTGGCTGGCCCTGGGGATGCTCGGGATCCTCGTGGGGGCCTTGCAGGCAGTGCATGCACGGCTCGAGCGGCTGGCTGCGCGCGGGCAGCAGTCCTCTGCTTCCGAGGTGCCCGATGCGGGCACTGCCGCCGTGGGGGACTCCGCGCCAACCGCTCCCCTGGCCTCCATCCATGTCCCTTCCAAGACGGAGGCCATGGCCCGGGACATGCCTCCCAAGCCTCTTCCTGGGCAGACCCGACCCGACGAGAAGGGCCGCTGTCCCGGTCGCAAGCAGGTGGCCATCAACGGTGGTTGCTGGGTGGAGACCCTCCCGATGGCCGCCGAGGAGTGCATGGAGAACGGCTACGTGTACAGCCAAGGTCAGTGCTACTCCCCTGCCCTCACTCCGCCCAGCAAGCCTCCGCCCACGTCGAGTCCGCCGGACTCCCGCTGAGCCCCGGTCTCATCCGCTTGGCTGCCTCTGGCGGATTCAGGGGAAAAGAAAACCCCGGCTCGCCTGATGGCTGCCGGGGCCTTGCTACAGTTCCCGCTGCCCTGTGGAGGCGGCGGGAATTGAACCCACGCCGGGCGGTGCGAAACCTCTATTCGTAGCGGAGAATTGATGCCCTCTGTGGTTTCAAGGGCTTACGGATGATTAATAATCAGAATTCTTGAAAGAATTGATGCCGCTCTGTGCCGTGAAGTTTCTTCAGGCTACCTCACTGAGAGAATGCGCTCTCGCTCCAGGACTTGGCGGACCTCTTCGCTTGCGGCCTTGATGTTCCCCTTCGGAAAGGGGATGTAGGTAAGCCCGGCGATGTTCGAGAAACTGGAACAACCATCCTCCAGCATGATGATCGCACGCCTGAATCCGAGGCGCCCTTGGAAGAGCCCTGCTTCGTGGACGACGTTCTCACGGGCTCGCCGCGTTTGATCAGCCTGTTCATCCTCCGGCGTCATGATGAGGAATGCGAAGACGGCTGAGTCGAGCATCTCTTCCAGCCGCTCCTTTGTCGTCAAGCCAGCGGCAGGCGCCATATTGAACTCGTCCGCCTTGAGCCCAAGCCGCTCTTGGATTTGGTAGTTCTGACTTCCAGCATTCGTTAAGCGCGCGCCAGAGCGGAAGGATGATCATGCGGCCACGCTGGACAGTTGTCGGGGCGTTGCTCCTGTTCGTAAGCGGGTGCGGAACGACCGGGGCCATCCCATCACCGGGGGCACAGGCAGCGCGCTCCAAACTGGAAGGGCCACGGATCAGCGTCGTTGCTGGGAGTTTCAAGCCCACTTTTTACTATGGCCCGTGGCAGTGCAGTCAGCGGTGGATGACCTACTGCCACAGGCAGTGTGCAGCCGAGGGCTACGCCCTCAAAGGCTGCATGTGGATTGCTGATCTCAAGCTGGATTGGGAGGGGACGCTCCACAACGCGGGCGGACGCTACGCGATCACTCACTGTTGCTGTGCCTATCCCGTACTCTCGAAGGAGGCGACGAAAGCAGCCCGCACTCGGTGGGAGAAGTTCCGCGACTCCTTTCGGAAGGACTGGGGCGAGAAATTTGGAGACTGGCCAGCGGGAGAAGACGCGTCTTGGCCCGGCCATCATCTCCGCGATCTCAAGCATGGCGGCGATCCAGTTGATCCCGACAACATCCTGCCGACGCCCCCCACCATTCACGACCTACTGAACAAGGAGTATCCGAGGTGCTACGACGGGCTGCCGCCCTGGAATACGGTCGGACCTGATCTTCCCTACGTGGATTAGTGACGATGCCGACGCCCATTGACAGCTTGCTTGAAGAGATTTCACGCGATCACTTCCCGCATCCACCCGCCACGCCTGCGGAGATCGAGGCATTCGAGCAGCGCGTAGGCTGGAAGCTGGATCCAGACCTGCGGGCCTTCTATCTGCACTGCGATGGAGCAGAGTTGCTCAAGCCCCGTCCGGTTTCGCCTTATCGGATCCTTCCCTTATCCAAGATCGTACGAGCGCGCGTTGCCATCTACGGAGAGGATGAGGACAAGCTGGGCCCGGCTTCTGTGTACGCCGTGTGCGACGTTCAAGACGGCAACTACATCGTGATCGACGTGAGCCAGCCGGTGAACGGTCGCTATCCCCTCTTCGACGCGTGGCACGAGGCATGGCCGGATCCGTACTACTGCGAGAAGGTCGAAGACGCGTTCTCAGAGTTCTTGGAAGCGGCTTTGCGTTCCCGCCGTCCCGCCTACTGGCTGGAACGGTAAAGAGAAGACCCTCAAGGTGCACCGCGCCCGCATCATCCAGAAGCTGGGAGTGGACTCGATGGCGGAGCGGGTGCGGTTCGTGGACCGGCTGGCCCAGAGCTGAGCCCGCGCTGTGTAAGCACAAAGTCCTATATCCACTTCCTGACACTTCCAGTAAAGAGCGGGGCGCTCGCTGGCTGTCTCCAGCGGAGCCCAGTGATGCGTCACGGGGTGCTTGTCGACCGCTCGAACCCGGGCGGCACCGCCATCTCCGTGCATGACACCTGATGCGGAGAACTCATGAGTGACACCCAGCGCCTGCCAGAATCCCTGGTGGGATACACGCGCCTGTCCACTGTTGCCACCCTGCTGCTCACCTCGGCCGCGCTCGCGCAGCCTGCGGGCCTGCCAGCGTTCGAGCTGGAGCGGCTGCAACTCAATCCCGGCGCCCGTGACAGTCTCGTGTTGTCGACGGGCGACCTGCTGCAGCGGGGCCAGTACCGCCTCGGCCTCACCGCGCATTATGAGCGCGAGCCGCTCGTGCTCCTCGAGCACGGCGAGCAGAGCGCCACCATCATCTCCGACCGCGTAACGGCGCACCTGAGCGGCGCCTACGCCGTCACCGACTGGCTCGAGCTGGGCGCGCAGGTGCCCGTGGTGGCCCAATGGGGCCCGGACATCTCGGCGCTGGGCCTGTCCGCGCCCCGTACCCTGGCACTCGGCACCCCCTGGCTGCAGGGACGCGCCGGCCTCCTCTCCGAACGGGGGGGTGGACCGCTCGACCTGGGCGTGCACCTCGGCGCGGCGCTGCCCCTGGGCAGCTCGGCGGCCCTCACCCGGGATCAGGGCTTCGTCTTCTCCCCTCGCCTGGGCCTCGGCAAGCAGCTCGGAGACACCTGGCGCGTGGGCGCTGATGTGGGCGCGCTCGTCCGCACCAAGACGTACGCGCTCTCCGGCAACACGCGGAGCCCCCAGGACGAGCTGGGCGTGGAGGTGCATGGCGGCCTCAACCTCTCCGCCGCCCTGTTCGGCCTCAAGGAGGAGCTGGTGGTGCGCGGCGCGCTGCCCGTGGCGCGCTCGCCCTCCTCCCTGGAAGTGCTGCTCGGCCTGCGTGCCCCCCTGGGCGCTGGAGCCGAGGTGTACGCCATGGGCGGCCCCGGCTTCGGAGAGACTCCCGGCACTCCGCGGTTCCGCGTGCTCGCGGGCGTCTCGTTCACCCCCGAGGCCGCTCCCGTGAGCCGGTGCGTGGAGGGCCAGCCCTACGCCCTGGCCCAGTGCCCGGAGCTCGACGCGGATGGCGACGGCGTGAAGAACGTGGCCGACCGCTGCCCGTCCGACAAGGGACTCGCCCAGCTCAACGGCTGCGCCGACACCGATGACGACAAGGACGGCATCCTCAGCCTGGCTGACCGCTGCCCCGCGCAGGCGGAGAACACCAACGGCTATCAGGACGACGACGGCTGCCCAGATGATCCGGATACGGATGGGGATGGCCTCGCCGACTCGAAGGACGCGTGCCCGCGCGACGCGGAGGACCTGGACGGCTTCGAGGACGCCAACGGCTGCCCGGATCCGGACAACGACCAGGACGGCCTCGCCGACGCACGCGACGCCTGCATGAACGAGGCGGGCCCGAAGGAGAACCGCGGCTGCCCCGACAAGGATCGCGATGGGGACGGCCTCGTCGACCGGCTCGACAACTGCCCCGACGAGAAGGGCCCCGAGAAGAACAAGGGCTGCAAGGAGAAGCAGTTGGCGCAGATCGACGAGGGGCAGATCCGCATGCTCGAGTCCGTCTTCTTCGAGCAGAACGAGGACGTCATCAGCAAGCGCAGCTACAAGCTGCTCGACACGGTGGCGGCCATCCTCCAGTCGCACCCGGAGATCCAGAAGCTGCGCATCGAGGGCCACACCGACAACAAGGGCGATGCCGCGTACAACCTGGAGTTGTCGCAGCGCCGTGCCGAGGCGGTGGCGAAGTACCTCGTGGGCAAGAGCGTGGTGCGCGAGCGCCTGGACCCCAAGGGCTTCGGTCCGGCCCAGCCCATCGCCAGCAACGACACCCAGGAAGGCCGCGCGAAGAACCGCCGCGTGGAGTTCAAGATCGTTGGAGACGTCGAGGGCGTGAAGACGCAGCAGGGCGCGCCCACCTCCGATACCCTCGAGAAGTGAGGCGACATTTCATGGATACGTATGACATTGAAGCTCTCTGCCAGGAGTCGGCGGCCGTGAAGCGCTCGCGCGCGGGTATCTCCGCGGCGGCGCTCGCGCTCGCCCTCCTCTCCACCCTCACCGGCTGCGGGACGGATGTCTCGCAGCCTCCTCCCCCCGGGCCCACGCTGGCGAGCCAGTCGCGGCCCCTCGCCGGAGACGGAAAGCTCCAGCCCGGCGAGCAATGTGACGATGGCAACACCACGAACGGCGACGGCTGTTCCAGCACCGGCGTCATCGAGTCCGGCTACCTGTGTCACGTCCCCGGCCGGGCCTGCTCCCTGGCGAGCCTGTGCGGCAACAACACGACGGACTCGGGCGAGGCCTGCGACGACGGCAACGTGACGGACAACGGCAACGGCTGCTCGGCCACGTGCGACCTGTCGCTGTGCGGCAACGGCGTATTCAACAACCGCCAGTACCCGTCCTTCGCACAGGAGATCTGCGACGACGGCAACCGCTTCGAGGGTGACGGGTGCAGCCGGCTGTGCGAGGTGGAGCCCGGCTTCGCCTGCGCGGGCAACCCGAGCCGCTGCGTGCCCGCGGGCGTGGCGCTGTTCAACACCGGCGTCGACGCGAACAACCGCCGTCTGGAGACGGGGAAGGATCCCCACTGGTTCTACGTGGGCACCACCACGGGCGCGGACCCCGGCCCGCGCAACGCCTCGGACTGGCCGCAGGAGGTCCAGACGGCGCGCTTCATGGCGCCGCAGGACTCGTTCACCTGCGTGTACCAGGACTTCATGGTGCCTTCGACGACCCACGTCCCGCAGTTCCGTCTGCAGCTGGCCACCTTCAACGACAACGACTTCTCCAGCGCCAAGGTGAACGGCGTGAACATCACGCCCGTCATCGTCAACAACCCACCCGGCCAGCCCTGGCAGAAGAACATCTTCCGAGAGTTCGGCACTTCGGCGGCCTGGCGCGCCGGCCTCAACCGCATCGAGCTGTGCAATGAAAACGATCCCGGCGAGGAGCCCAACGCCTACCGCTATCTCTTCGTGGACGCGTACGACGACAAGTGCGGCGACGGGGTGATTTCGCTGCGCGAGGAGTGCGACGACGGCAACACCACCCCGGGCGACGGCTGCAAC includes these proteins:
- a CDS encoding SDR family oxidoreductase; this translates as MKDEETTQTPPAALPPATLSLDEVRRCTQLLAAVAENRFLLASLPEDDRNALLAYASRVVHPDRDTKSRLAKALRRERKQAKRTHDRDIRATTEIRSLRRAPVFTVPQLPPPPPSEGPERILEVPRNCYVCKAEYRKLHFFYDSMCTPCADFNYAKRTQRTQLSGKVALITGARVKIGYQASLMLLRSGAQVIATTRFPKDAAQRYTREPDFAEWSHRLHIHGLDLRHAPSVELFARHLEQTHHRLDILINNAAQTVRRPPGFYAHLLDGELRPFHELPAEVRPLLAGHEACIAAVQPALGEGGGDASRLVPTWRSSDPALGIHSSAALSLLPYALEQEGDTQALFPQGRLDADLQQVDLRQMNSWRMKLAEVSTAEMLEVHLVNAVAPFILCGKLKPLMMRDRSKPGHIVNVSAMEGSFSRGTKTDKHPHTNMAKAALNMMTLTSAPDYARDGIFMNAVDTGWVTDEDPAMHAERKVKELDFQPPLDIVDGAARVVDPVISAEDTGDFVWGNFFKDYRHTSW
- a CDS encoding S41 family peptidase, with translation MKRMTTMVLALALTAAGSAFSQPQPAEPATAEGSGFREDARSIEKRVNAHYAYLDRLPDGRMPLSAKLRAEAEQVRDKRSLLRFAERALLTLADHHAITGSSFADSWAVVPSYSDLWIEKRGPDFRVEAVRQDSPAERAGIKPGDRLTAIEGVPTARAVEAFWANLGLTSTEERAGFAARVLAAGKRDRPRVLSVQRDASPPRQLTLPNLYTVTRERPLLSATPAGADLLITIHDSLGNEGTIAAFDAAMAQARPDQRVIIDLSETPSGGNTVVARALMGWFVSKPTAYQMHNLPAEERQTGIPRQWIEQVLPRTGKHHAGPLLIRVGRWTGSMGEGLALGFNAIGADVVGDPMAGLLGAIYDHGLSHSGLILKLPTERLMAVDGTPRERFIPKAARAAGDGTPPRR
- a CDS encoding WD40/YVTN/BNR-like repeat-containing protein; translation: MRPLLFVLLLVPLAGCDLLGSSTSGPADAGQEPDAGPPGWTVPTTFTPELITAAQPQVPTNLAQAPDGTLYSVIEGRIAASSDRGVTWELRGAAPPFQLFVASDGALWSSSATDIARSSDGGRTFTSIALPAGVQRATASVSAVLAADAAWLLWATEPPRLFHSADQGASFTEVILPRTFEYVSVTGSGQRLYLVGDDRFVYRTRDGSSWEPMGEHAGAREPFESAAGTLLLERNDGTTSELLRSTDEGLTFTRGPITQGYLYAQQPGGALVRVGRNGQVDESTDEGTTWAPRVPYTGAFTLTVVAFPDELVATTAQGVVRLGATATAWSYDRVPGLSNRPSVDVTVAGNGRVAVLQSDGPKSTVYVSDDGVQWYRGLTFDGGMRCVAFSPDGERLFVGGTAARFWILDKEGRQIQIESTLNRPTETIHQAQWVPNDPRPVLVVSTANEQDTSGVMMQATPGNGSMGWTEINPMRLESNPQARFTLGYHGFAWTKPTYRGPSAFASYRRWFGTNAWQSGMRVRFSFGLADEWIDADGAPRPLGAAISMSAVGEYGQTLAVLYPNSELYLGGFSNTLQKVTLPAGLPELQSAKFGPDGRLWLATTFGLYRTQESWLPPR
- a CDS encoding AAA family ATPase — translated: MRIAVSGTHRSGKSTLIEELSDLLPSYVTVDEPYHQLEEEGYAFATPPSVEDFEAQLARSIANLEDDARDVLFDRCPVDFIGYLLAHEDCDAFDVDAWLPRVRRALQKLDLIVLVGIERPDRIALSASEDEELRLAVDEKLKELLLDNPYALDVEVLEVEGALRARAKQVLEHLPDASR
- a CDS encoding serine/threonine protein kinase, giving the protein MSFKSVPEAPSLHLLPGTQVGDWRVVERQGQGTYGVVYRAVRVGQEDSGPVALKLAVYPWDPRFAREVGLLSRIRHPSVPLLRGHGHWRHASGAEHPFFVMEWVEGTPLYAWAEHHAASCRLVLRLLAQVARALAATHAANAVHRDVKGANVLVRADGSAVLIDFGAGHFQGAPRLTWQSLPPGTVAYRSPEANLFLLASIRARDAYYPATPADDLFSLGVTAFRLVIGEYLPDIEPYQDAAECWHLLCPDPRPFLERNPRVHPRLREWILRLLSESPEARGTAAELAQALEAAAEHAGPEADLPLRTAQAPQPLPLPREQALAPVPTRATPPPEEAPSGVVPLPKEAGFRTRVLAWRPWLALGMLGILVGALQAVHARLERLAARGQQSSASEVPDAGTAAVGDSAPTAPLASIHVPSKTEAMARDMPPKPLPGQTRPDEKGRCPGRKQVAINGGCWVETLPMAAEECMENGYVYSQGQCYSPALTPPSKPPPTSSPPDSR
- a CDS encoding TIR domain-containing protein, translated to MQERLGLKADEFNMAPAAGLTTKERLEEMLDSAVFAFLIMTPEDEQADQTRRARENVVHEAGLFQGRLGFRRAIIMLEDGCSSFSNIAGLTYIPFPKGNIKAASEEVRQVLERERILSVR
- a CDS encoding SMI1/KNR4 family protein — its product is MPTPIDSLLEEISRDHFPHPPATPAEIEAFEQRVGWKLDPDLRAFYLHCDGAELLKPRPVSPYRILPLSKIVRARVAIYGEDEDKLGPASVYAVCDVQDGNYIVIDVSQPVNGRYPLFDAWHEAWPDPYYCEKVEDAFSEFLEAALRSRRPAYWLER
- a CDS encoding OmpA family protein; translated protein: MSDTQRLPESLVGYTRLSTVATLLLTSAALAQPAGLPAFELERLQLNPGARDSLVLSTGDLLQRGQYRLGLTAHYEREPLVLLEHGEQSATIISDRVTAHLSGAYAVTDWLELGAQVPVVAQWGPDISALGLSAPRTLALGTPWLQGRAGLLSERGGGPLDLGVHLGAALPLGSSAALTRDQGFVFSPRLGLGKQLGDTWRVGADVGALVRTKTYALSGNTRSPQDELGVEVHGGLNLSAALFGLKEELVVRGALPVARSPSSLEVLLGLRAPLGAGAEVYAMGGPGFGETPGTPRFRVLAGVSFTPEAAPVSRCVEGQPYALAQCPELDADGDGVKNVADRCPSDKGLAQLNGCADTDDDKDGILSLADRCPAQAENTNGYQDDDGCPDDPDTDGDGLADSKDACPRDAEDLDGFEDANGCPDPDNDQDGLADARDACMNEAGPKENRGCPDKDRDGDGLVDRLDNCPDEKGPEKNKGCKEKQLAQIDEGQIRMLESVFFEQNEDVISKRSYKLLDTVAAILQSHPEIQKLRIEGHTDNKGDAAYNLELSQRRAEAVAKYLVGKSVVRERLDPKGFGPAQPIASNDTQEGRAKNRRVEFKIVGDVEGVKTQQGAPTSDTLEK